In Acidimicrobiales bacterium, a single window of DNA contains:
- a CDS encoding P-II family nitrogen regulator encodes MKLVTAIVKPFKLDDVKDALKALDVQGMTVSEVQGFGRQRGHTEVYRGAEYTVDFVPKIRVEVLADDTDATRVVDAIVSAARTEKIGDGKVWVTEVDSLVRIRTGEMGPDAL; translated from the coding sequence GTGAAGCTCGTCACCGCCATCGTCAAGCCGTTCAAGCTGGACGACGTGAAGGACGCCCTCAAGGCGTTGGACGTCCAGGGCATGACCGTGTCCGAGGTCCAGGGCTTCGGCCGCCAGCGGGGCCACACCGAGGTGTACCGGGGCGCCGAGTACACGGTGGACTTCGTGCCCAAGATCCGCGTCGAGGTGCTGGCCGACGACACCGACGCCACCAGGGTGGTCGACGCCATCGTCTCCGCCGCCCGCACCGAGAAGATCGGCGACGGCAAGGTGTGGGTGACCGAGGTCGACAGCCTCGTGCGCATCCGGACCGGGGAGATGGGTCCCGACGCTCTCTGA
- a CDS encoding ammonium transporter, producing the protein MEIDSGNTAWVLTSAALVLFMTPGLAFFYCGMVRSKNVLGMLMQNFFSMGLVSILWALVGFSIAFGDGGGFIGGLDFAGLKDVGDSTLVLPGYVDDLALTIPPIVFCAYQMMFAVITPALITGATADRMKFAGWATFLGLWLVLVYSPVAHWVFSPNGWLFERGALDFAGGTVVHINAGIAALAVVIVLGKRRGWPREAMPPHSLPWTLIGTGILWFGWFGFNAGSALGANGLAGQALINTHLAAAAGMLGWLFAEKMKDGKATTLGAASGAVAGLVAITPCAGFVGGLAPVFIGFVAGMLCLMAIQLKFRFGYDDSLDVVGVHLVGGVVGSILLGFFADTAVNSAAVDGVFFGGGGDLLADQVVAVGATILYSGILSFVLAKIVDATVGLRVTEDEEAAGLDTTQHAETAYNLGDFGSMGRIG; encoded by the coding sequence ATGGAGATCGACAGCGGCAACACCGCATGGGTGTTGACGTCGGCCGCCCTGGTGCTGTTCATGACACCGGGGTTGGCGTTCTTCTACTGCGGCATGGTCCGGTCCAAGAACGTGCTCGGCATGCTCATGCAGAACTTCTTCTCGATGGGCCTGGTCAGCATCCTGTGGGCGCTGGTCGGGTTCAGCATCGCCTTCGGCGACGGCGGCGGGTTCATCGGCGGCCTGGACTTCGCCGGCCTCAAGGACGTGGGCGACTCGACGCTGGTGCTCCCCGGGTACGTGGACGACCTCGCCCTCACCATCCCGCCCATCGTGTTCTGCGCCTACCAGATGATGTTCGCCGTCATCACCCCCGCCCTGATCACGGGCGCCACCGCCGACCGCATGAAGTTCGCCGGCTGGGCCACCTTCCTCGGCCTGTGGCTGGTGCTCGTGTACTCCCCCGTGGCCCACTGGGTGTTCAGCCCCAACGGGTGGCTGTTCGAGCGGGGCGCCCTCGACTTCGCCGGTGGCACGGTGGTCCACATCAACGCCGGCATCGCGGCGCTGGCCGTGGTGATCGTCCTCGGCAAGCGCCGGGGCTGGCCGCGCGAGGCCATGCCGCCCCACTCCCTCCCGTGGACCCTCATCGGCACCGGCATCTTGTGGTTCGGGTGGTTCGGCTTCAACGCCGGCTCGGCCCTCGGCGCCAACGGCCTGGCCGGCCAGGCGCTGATCAACACCCACCTGGCGGCGGCCGCCGGCATGCTCGGCTGGCTGTTCGCCGAGAAGATGAAGGACGGCAAGGCCACCACCCTGGGCGCCGCCTCGGGCGCGGTGGCCGGCCTCGTCGCCATCACGCCGTGCGCCGGCTTCGTCGGCGGCCTGGCTCCGGTCTTCATCGGCTTCGTGGCCGGGATGCTGTGCCTCATGGCCATCCAGCTGAAGTTCAGGTTCGGCTACGACGACTCGCTCGACGTGGTGGGCGTCCACCTGGTCGGCGGGGTCGTGGGATCGATCCTCCTCGGCTTCTTCGCCGACACGGCGGTCAACTCCGCCGCCGTCGACGGCGTCTTCTTCGGCGGCGGCGGCGACCTGCTGGCCGACCAGGTCGTGGCCGTGGGCGCGACCATCCTTTATTCGGGCATCCTCTCCTTCGTGCTGGCCAAGATCGTCGACGCCACCGTGGGCCTGCGGGTCACCGAGGACGAGGAGGCCGCCGGCCTCGACACCACCCAGCACGCCGAGACGGCGTACAACCTCGGCGACTTCGGTTCCATGGGGAGGATCGGCTAG